The Gemmatimonadota bacterium genome has a segment encoding these proteins:
- a CDS encoding M28 family peptidase yields the protein MRSFSLLWLLPLATAAAQAPQMPSAGSPIPLGGLSRTHRPEPTTAGITVADLMTRAYIIGDDSMQGRETGLIGGVKGTNYIASELKRLGLKPAGENSTFFQTVPFTMHRPDSSSVLRVGERSFQALSDFLLVPRLGLSAFIGGLPYGGSFEGTDVPTVWGGRIGDSGLIDPAAVRGKVVVFGLSRTASVTWQFWRSGENLQRYFGARAVIVDVGAGALPAAGGLRAELLFYNDPTLRALPVLLATSAISSELFGGDVAVIETGRIGRPLSGRFGYLDRPTEAPTRNVVAILPGSDPQLRNEYVAIGAHSDHVGFFPQGPVDHDSIRVFNAVARPRGADDPQPRNVTAAQWQQIHQMLDSIRKLRPTRLDSIMNGADDDGSGTVLALEVAEAYALAKVKPKRSLLFVWHAAEEKGLYGAEFYADHPTVPRDSIVAQINMDQMGRGGPEDVPPGGPNSLVVLGTRRLSRELGAVADEVNQRPDYRFRFDTTFDAPRDPSQGWCRSDHYMYARYSIPVLFFVSAVWYIDYHMVSDEPQYLNYPRMAKVGSYIRDVVGAVANLAHRPALDHPRIDPEAVCQQ from the coding sequence ATGCGTTCGTTCTCTCTCCTCTGGCTGTTGCCGCTGGCCACTGCAGCGGCCCAGGCTCCGCAGATGCCGTCGGCCGGGTCCCCGATTCCCCTTGGCGGTTTGTCGCGCACGCACCGTCCCGAACCCACGACCGCTGGCATCACCGTCGCCGATCTGATGACGCGCGCGTACATCATCGGCGATGACTCGATGCAAGGGCGCGAGACGGGCCTGATCGGTGGCGTGAAAGGCACGAATTACATCGCATCCGAGCTGAAGCGGCTCGGGCTCAAGCCGGCGGGAGAGAACAGCACTTTCTTTCAAACGGTGCCGTTCACGATGCATCGTCCTGATTCGTCGTCGGTGCTGCGGGTCGGCGAGCGGTCGTTCCAGGCATTGAGCGATTTTCTGCTGGTACCAAGGCTGGGATTGTCAGCGTTCATTGGTGGGCTCCCCTACGGCGGCTCCTTCGAAGGAACGGATGTTCCGACCGTCTGGGGTGGGCGCATCGGCGACAGCGGCTTGATCGACCCCGCGGCGGTGCGCGGCAAGGTCGTGGTCTTCGGACTCTCGCGAACTGCGTCGGTGACGTGGCAGTTCTGGCGGAGCGGTGAAAATCTGCAGCGATACTTTGGCGCCAGGGCCGTGATCGTGGATGTCGGCGCCGGCGCATTACCGGCGGCGGGTGGACTCCGCGCCGAGCTGTTGTTCTACAACGACCCGACATTGCGCGCGCTCCCCGTGCTGCTGGCCACATCAGCGATCTCCTCGGAACTCTTCGGCGGCGATGTCGCTGTCATCGAAACGGGTCGCATCGGCCGGCCGCTCAGCGGTCGTTTCGGATACCTCGATCGCCCGACCGAAGCACCGACCCGGAACGTGGTGGCCATCCTCCCGGGGAGTGATCCGCAACTCCGGAACGAGTACGTGGCGATTGGCGCCCACAGCGACCACGTCGGCTTCTTTCCGCAAGGCCCGGTGGACCACGATTCCATCAGGGTCTTCAATGCCGTGGCACGGCCGCGCGGCGCCGACGATCCGCAGCCACGGAACGTGACTGCGGCACAGTGGCAGCAGATCCATCAGATGCTCGATTCCATCCGGAAGCTCCGCCCGACACGACTCGACTCGATCATGAATGGCGCAGATGACGATGGCAGCGGCACTGTGCTCGCACTCGAGGTCGCCGAAGCCTACGCCCTGGCCAAGGTGAAGCCGAAGCGATCGCTGCTGTTCGTGTGGCACGCGGCGGAAGAGAAGGGACTGTACGGGGCCGAATTCTATGCCGACCACCCCACCGTGCCGCGCGATTCCATCGTCGCCCAGATCAACATGGATCAGATGGGACGGGGGGGACCAGAAGACGTCCCGCCTGGCGGGCCGAATTCACTGGTGGTGCTCGGCACGCGTCGCCTCTCCCGCGAACTCGGGGCCGTTGCCGACGAGGTGAACCAGCGACCCGACTACCGGTTCCGGTTTGACACGACGTTCGATGCGCCGCGCGATCCGAGTCAGGGGTGGTGCCGGAGCGATCACTATATGTACGCTCGCTACAGCATCCCTGTGCTCTTCTTCGTCTCGGCGGTATGGTATATCGACTACCATATGGTCAGCGATGAGCCCCAGTACCTGAACTACCCGAGAATGGCCAAGGTCGGCAGCTACATTCGGGATGTCGTCGGTGCGGTGGCCAACCTCGCGCATCGTCCCGCGCTGGATCATCCACGAATCGACCCGGAGGCCGTGTGCCAGCAATAG
- a CDS encoding response regulator transcription factor — protein MTRRVLVVEDNAAIAEGIRMNLAVEGYVVEVAATGERGLSQARRWDPHLVILDLMLPAMDGYTVLRTLREEGREVPVLILSARGAETDRVRGFRLGADDYVVKPFSLPELLARVAAMLRRATPGEPVALRNRWTFGEVVVDSSTREVTRDGDVVLLRPKEFDLLVALLKREGRAAARAELLDEVWRYEADVMSRTVDVHILELRRKLERDPAAPEHILTIRKTGYRLVSGA, from the coding sequence ATGACACGACGGGTGCTGGTGGTCGAAGACAACGCCGCGATCGCCGAAGGGATCCGGATGAACCTGGCCGTTGAGGGCTATGTCGTCGAGGTCGCCGCAACGGGCGAGCGCGGGCTGAGCCAGGCCAGGCGATGGGATCCCCACCTGGTGATCCTCGACCTGATGCTGCCGGCGATGGACGGATACACGGTGCTGCGCACGCTGCGTGAGGAAGGGCGCGAGGTCCCCGTGCTGATCCTCTCTGCCCGCGGCGCCGAGACCGATCGCGTCCGCGGATTCCGACTCGGGGCCGACGACTACGTCGTCAAACCGTTTTCGCTGCCGGAACTGCTGGCTCGCGTCGCCGCGATGCTGCGGCGCGCGACACCGGGCGAGCCAGTTGCGCTGCGGAACCGGTGGACCTTTGGAGAGGTGGTTGTCGACAGCAGCACCCGCGAGGTGACCCGTGATGGCGATGTCGTGTTACTGCGCCCCAAGGAGTTCGACCTGCTGGTCGCCCTGCTCAAGCGCGAAGGGCGGGCCGCGGCACGCGCCGAGCTGCTCGATGAAGTCTGGCGCTACGAGGCGGATGTGATGTCGCGAACGGTTGACGTCCACATTCTTGAACTCCGGCGGAAGCTCGAACGCGATCCCGCAGCACCCGAGCATATCCTCACCATTCGCAAGACCGGCTATCGACTCGTCAGCGGGGCGTGA
- the carB gene encoding carbamoyl-phosphate synthase large subunit, with protein sequence MPKRTDLKSILIIGSGPIVIGQGAEFDYSGTQAVRALKEEGYRVILVNSNPATIMTDPEIADATYIEPVTPEWVTKVIERERPDALLPTMGGQTALNVAMSLVKDGTLAKYGVELIGANERAIRIAEDRAEFAKAMVRIGLATPAGSTVGTLEEGLAAVERTGYPAILRPSFTLGGTGGGIAYNRDEFVAMLSRGLELSPVTSVLVERSIIGWKEFELELMRDGADNVVIICSIENLDPMGVHTGDSITVAPAMTLTDREYQKMRDAAMKIIREIGVEAGGCNIQFAVSPETGEQLVIEMNPRVSRSSALASKATGFPIARIGAKLAVGFTLDELPNDITKTTPASFEPVLDYVVVKIPRFAFEKFPAAEPRLTTQMKSVGEAMAIGRTFKEALQKGFRGLESGRAGWVIGAGPIDDRLSAVDRETLLSAIRTPTPERLFQVKRALVAGVTVDEIYEASRIDRWFLQQLAEIVVMEDRWIAYRFGNDDIADRAALRDLKRAGFSDWQLADLKQLPEAYIRSERHRLGLRPAYKTVDTCAGEFPSRTPYLYSCWDEENEAGPDGRPTVIILGSGPNRIGQGVEFDYCCVRATMSFRELGFRTIMVNSNPETVSTDFDTADVLYFEPLTLEDVLEIVHIEQPIGVVVQLGGQTPLKLAKGLEAAGVRILGTSPDAIDIAEDRRRFEALVRELGIQQPPNGTAETPDAAVEVAERIGYPVLVRPSYVLGGRAMRIVYDHAELREFFDEAARVAPGHPVLIDSFLEDAFEADVDAICDGERAVIGGVMQHIEDAGIHSGDSACVLPPYLITEPQIEQMRQHTRAFALALGVVGLINVQYAIKDGVVYVLEVNPRASRTIPFVSKATGVPLASLAAAVMSGKKLADLGLTDDPQPPFISVKEAVFPFSKFAGVDVRLGPEMRSTGEVMGIADSFGMAFAKAQASVDGALPLAGTVLITVNDRDKATVVPIAKRFQELGFTLVATSGTADYLKARGVPTDRVLKVYEGRPNGIDLMVSGQVHLLVNTPLGKLTQQDDYSMRRAALQQGVPYTTTMSAAAAACDAIAAMQRKTGEVRSLQEWHALARAGLPG encoded by the coding sequence ATGCCCAAGCGCACTGATCTCAAGTCGATCCTCATCATTGGCTCCGGTCCCATCGTCATCGGGCAGGGAGCGGAGTTCGACTATTCCGGAACGCAGGCGGTCCGCGCCCTGAAGGAAGAAGGGTACCGGGTCATCCTGGTCAATTCGAATCCGGCGACGATCATGACCGATCCGGAAATCGCCGATGCGACCTACATCGAGCCGGTGACTCCTGAGTGGGTCACCAAGGTGATCGAGCGCGAGCGCCCCGACGCGCTGCTCCCCACGATGGGTGGGCAGACGGCGCTGAATGTGGCGATGTCGCTCGTGAAGGACGGCACGCTCGCGAAATACGGGGTCGAGTTGATCGGTGCGAACGAGCGCGCGATCCGGATCGCCGAAGATCGCGCCGAGTTCGCGAAGGCGATGGTCCGGATCGGCCTCGCGACGCCGGCTGGGTCAACCGTCGGCACGCTCGAGGAAGGCCTCGCCGCCGTCGAGCGCACCGGCTATCCCGCAATCCTCCGGCCGTCGTTCACCCTCGGTGGCACCGGCGGCGGCATCGCCTACAATCGCGACGAATTCGTGGCGATGCTCTCGCGTGGCCTCGAACTTTCGCCCGTCACGTCGGTGCTGGTCGAGCGAAGCATCATCGGCTGGAAGGAGTTCGAGCTCGAGCTGATGCGCGATGGTGCCGACAATGTCGTCATCATCTGCTCGATCGAGAATCTCGACCCGATGGGCGTGCATACCGGTGACTCGATCACCGTGGCCCCGGCGATGACGCTGACGGACCGCGAATACCAGAAGATGCGCGACGCGGCAATGAAGATCATTCGTGAAATCGGCGTGGAGGCCGGCGGTTGCAACATCCAGTTCGCGGTCTCCCCCGAGACCGGCGAGCAACTGGTCATCGAGATGAACCCCCGCGTGTCGCGATCCTCGGCTCTGGCCTCGAAGGCGACCGGTTTCCCCATCGCGCGCATCGGTGCCAAGCTCGCCGTCGGCTTCACGCTGGACGAGCTCCCGAATGACATCACCAAGACGACACCGGCATCGTTCGAGCCGGTCCTCGACTATGTGGTGGTCAAGATTCCCCGCTTCGCGTTCGAGAAGTTCCCGGCGGCGGAGCCGCGGCTCACCACGCAGATGAAGTCGGTGGGCGAGGCGATGGCGATCGGGCGGACCTTCAAGGAGGCGCTGCAGAAGGGATTTCGCGGGCTGGAGAGCGGTCGCGCGGGGTGGGTGATCGGCGCGGGTCCGATTGATGACCGCCTCAGTGCGGTCGATCGCGAGACCCTGCTTTCGGCGATCCGCACACCAACCCCGGAACGACTCTTCCAGGTCAAGCGCGCCCTGGTGGCCGGGGTCACGGTGGACGAGATCTACGAGGCGTCCCGGATCGACCGATGGTTCCTGCAGCAGCTGGCCGAGATCGTCGTGATGGAGGACCGCTGGATTGCCTACCGGTTCGGCAATGACGACATCGCCGATCGCGCAGCACTGCGCGATCTCAAGCGCGCCGGCTTTTCCGACTGGCAGCTCGCCGATCTGAAGCAGCTCCCCGAGGCGTACATCCGCTCGGAGCGGCATCGACTCGGGCTCCGGCCGGCGTACAAGACCGTGGATACCTGTGCCGGCGAATTCCCCTCAAGGACTCCCTACCTCTATTCGTGCTGGGACGAAGAAAACGAAGCCGGCCCGGATGGTCGCCCGACGGTCATCATTCTCGGTTCCGGCCCCAACCGGATCGGGCAGGGCGTGGAATTCGACTACTGCTGCGTCCGGGCAACGATGTCGTTCCGTGAACTCGGGTTCCGCACCATCATGGTGAATTCGAATCCGGAGACCGTCTCCACCGATTTCGATACGGCCGACGTCCTCTACTTCGAACCGCTGACGCTTGAGGATGTTCTCGAGATCGTCCACATCGAGCAGCCGATCGGAGTCGTGGTGCAGCTCGGCGGTCAGACACCGCTGAAGCTCGCGAAGGGACTCGAGGCCGCCGGCGTCCGGATTCTCGGCACTTCTCCCGATGCGATCGATATTGCCGAAGATCGTCGGCGCTTCGAAGCGCTGGTGCGTGAACTCGGGATTCAGCAGCCACCCAATGGCACCGCCGAGACGCCCGATGCTGCCGTGGAAGTCGCGGAACGGATCGGCTACCCCGTGCTGGTACGGCCGAGTTATGTCCTCGGCGGACGTGCCATGCGGATTGTCTACGATCACGCCGAGCTGCGCGAATTCTTCGACGAGGCCGCGCGCGTGGCGCCGGGGCATCCGGTCCTGATCGATTCATTCCTCGAGGATGCCTTCGAGGCCGACGTCGATGCGATCTGCGATGGCGAGCGCGCCGTGATCGGCGGAGTGATGCAGCACATCGAGGACGCCGGCATTCACTCGGGCGACTCGGCCTGCGTGCTGCCGCCGTACCTCATTACTGAACCGCAGATCGAGCAGATGCGCCAGCACACCCGCGCCTTCGCGCTCGCACTGGGAGTGGTCGGGCTGATCAACGTCCAGTACGCGATCAAGGATGGTGTCGTGTACGTGCTCGAGGTCAATCCGCGCGCATCGCGAACGATTCCGTTCGTCTCCAAGGCTACCGGTGTTCCGCTGGCCTCGCTGGCCGCCGCCGTGATGTCAGGAAAGAAGCTGGCCGATCTGGGCCTCACCGACGATCCCCAGCCACCGTTCATCTCGGTGAAGGAAGCGGTCTTCCCGTTCTCCAAGTTCGCTGGCGTCGATGTCCGGCTCGGACCGGAAATGCGCTCTACCGGCGAGGTCATGGGAATCGCCGACTCCTTCGGAATGGCCTTCGCCAAGGCGCAAGCCAGTGTCGACGGCGCGCTGCCGCTGGCGGGGACGGTCCTGATCACGGTCAACGATCGCGACAAGGCCACGGTGGTCCCCATCGCGAAGCGGTTCCAGGAGCTGGGGTTCACGCTGGTCGCCACCTCGGGGACAGCGGACTACCTCAAAGCACGTGGAGTGCCGACTGACCGAGTGCTCAAGGTGTATGAAGGTCGCCCCAATGGCATCGACCTGATGGTGTCGGGGCAGGTGCACCTGCTGGTGAACACCCCCCTCGGCAAGCTCACGCAACAGGACGATTACTCGATGCGACGCGCGGCGCTCCAGCAAGGGGTGCCGTACACGACCACGATGTCGGCGGCAGCGGCGGCGTGCGATGCCATTGCCGCGATGCAGCGCAAGACGGGTGAAGTGCGGTCGCTGCAGGAGTGGCATGCCCTGGCCCGCGCCGGCCTACCCGGGTGA
- the murB gene encoding UDP-N-acetylmuramate dehydrogenase, whose translation MTSARDPGFARSLRDLVAGEVREEEALSRWSTYRIGGDATVLFPGNPEDVALALQHCTALGVPWFALGLGSNLLFPDEGLDALVIRLGKGVDALRQDGARFTLGAGLPAPLAAKRTAALGFGGIHKMVGVPGSVGGGVVMNAGCHHAEWRDTVVSVLVVDGDGRDRVVPAAECGFSYRRSALSGVVVLETVVELHGADASALEAETESLYAWRRDGTPFNQPCCGSVFKNPELVTEPAAGFPRTSGQFIESTGLKGFRVGSAEVSPMHANYFINTGGATAADVMTLMRTVRSRVDERWGVVLEPEVKVIGPGGTVTPL comes from the coding sequence GTGACCAGCGCGCGCGACCCCGGCTTCGCTCGATCGCTGCGCGACCTCGTCGCCGGCGAAGTGCGCGAGGAGGAGGCCCTTTCCCGCTGGTCGACCTACCGGATCGGTGGCGATGCCACCGTGCTCTTCCCGGGAAATCCCGAAGACGTTGCCCTCGCGCTGCAGCATTGCACGGCGCTGGGTGTGCCGTGGTTTGCGCTGGGGCTTGGCAGCAACCTGCTCTTTCCCGATGAGGGCCTCGACGCGCTGGTGATCCGGTTGGGCAAGGGCGTTGACGCCCTTCGTCAGGACGGTGCCCGGTTTACCCTCGGTGCCGGCCTGCCGGCGCCGCTTGCGGCGAAGCGGACGGCCGCGCTCGGCTTTGGTGGCATCCACAAGATGGTCGGCGTCCCGGGCAGCGTCGGCGGCGGCGTGGTGATGAACGCCGGCTGCCATCACGCCGAGTGGCGCGATACGGTTGTCTCGGTCCTGGTCGTCGACGGTGATGGTCGCGACCGAGTGGTGCCCGCGGCCGAGTGCGGGTTCAGTTACCGGCGAAGTGCACTGAGTGGTGTCGTCGTGCTCGAAACCGTGGTCGAACTGCACGGGGCGGATGCGTCGGCACTCGAGGCCGAAACCGAATCCCTCTATGCCTGGCGTCGCGACGGTACCCCGTTCAATCAGCCGTGCTGCGGCAGCGTCTTCAAGAATCCCGAGCTGGTCACCGAACCGGCTGCCGGATTCCCGCGGACGAGCGGGCAGTTCATCGAGTCGACGGGGCTGAAGGGATTCCGCGTTGGCAGCGCCGAAGTATCGCCGATGCACGCCAACTATTTCATCAACACGGGCGGCGCCACGGCCGCCGACGTGATGACCCTGATGCGCACCGTGCGCAGCAGGGTCGATGAACGCTGGGGCGTGGTACTCGAGCCCGAGGTGAAGGTGATTGGCCCCGGCGGGACAGTCACCCCGCTCTAG
- a CDS encoding AraC family transcriptional regulator: MVTLSPCTQGRQLRSVQVGSFLLTEASYGPGYWLAPHEHAHASLVFLLQGTFRERVGRVDTDLTPQSLYVRQRGVLHGNFFGQDGARCLFIDPVCDAAVPEGMFRNGKDFRLLHGLALRRLGLAITAKTWQCDGAARLVLEGLVLQLVGTAASEESVAGQGIAPWLVRARDHLLADLVNPPSIAALAAEAGVHPSHVARAFRRAFGCCPGELLQRARIEQACLAMRDRRASLSQVAAAGGYADQSHFGRVFRKVVGTTPARFRSTLGGLESA, from the coding sequence ATGGTGACCCTCTCGCCCTGCACCCAGGGCAGGCAATTGCGAAGCGTGCAGGTCGGCTCCTTCCTCCTGACCGAGGCATCGTACGGGCCAGGATACTGGCTTGCCCCGCATGAACACGCCCACGCATCGCTGGTGTTCCTCCTGCAGGGCACCTTTCGCGAGCGGGTCGGCCGCGTCGACACCGACCTCACCCCTCAATCCCTCTACGTCCGCCAGCGCGGCGTGCTTCACGGCAACTTCTTCGGGCAGGACGGTGCGCGATGCCTGTTCATCGACCCGGTGTGCGATGCCGCCGTCCCGGAGGGAATGTTCCGAAACGGTAAGGATTTCCGTCTCCTCCATGGCTTGGCCCTGCGACGACTCGGGCTGGCGATCACGGCAAAGACATGGCAGTGTGACGGCGCCGCCCGCCTCGTGCTCGAGGGACTCGTTCTCCAGCTCGTCGGCACCGCCGCGAGCGAGGAGAGTGTCGCGGGGCAGGGTATTGCACCGTGGCTCGTGCGGGCGCGCGACCACCTGCTTGCGGACCTGGTGAATCCTCCTTCGATCGCCGCCCTTGCGGCGGAGGCGGGCGTGCATCCGTCGCATGTCGCTCGGGCGTTTCGTCGCGCATTCGGCTGCTGCCCGGGCGAGTTGCTCCAGCGGGCACGAATCGAACAGGCCTGCCTGGCCATGCGCGATCGTCGGGCGTCACTCTCGCAGGTGGCCGCAGCGGGTGGTTATGCCGACCAGAGCCACTTCGGACGAGTCTTTCGCAAGGTGGTCGGTACCACCCCGGCTCGCTTCCGTTCGACCCTCGGGGGGCTCGAGTCTGCTTGA
- a CDS encoding GNAT family N-acetyltransferase, whose product MPDTLPEGYVLRPIAEGDDRDVARLIRTVMPEFGADGPGYAIHDAEVDAMTASYDRPRAAYFVVTHLGRIVGGGGVAPLDGGSADTCELRKMYFLPEARGLGLGKAMLRRCLQRARAIGFQWCYLETLERMEAARRLYEQAGFVRLDGALGATGHNACDTFYTLDLTRPPA is encoded by the coding sequence ATGCCTGACACCTTGCCGGAAGGATACGTGCTTCGTCCGATCGCGGAAGGTGACGACCGCGACGTCGCGCGTCTGATTCGTACCGTGATGCCAGAATTCGGCGCCGACGGGCCAGGATACGCGATTCACGACGCCGAAGTCGATGCCATGACCGCGTCCTACGACCGGCCGCGTGCAGCGTACTTTGTGGTGACGCACCTCGGCCGCATCGTTGGTGGCGGTGGCGTGGCGCCGCTCGATGGCGGGTCCGCGGACACCTGCGAACTCCGCAAGATGTATTTCCTCCCCGAAGCCAGAGGGCTGGGCCTGGGCAAGGCGATGCTGCGGCGTTGCCTGCAGCGTGCCCGCGCCATCGGTTTCCAATGGTGTTACCTCGAGACGCTCGAGCGGATGGAAGCCGCGCGCCGGCTCTACGAGCAGGCGGGATTCGTTCGCCTCGACGGAGCGCTCGGCGCCACCGGTCACAACGCCTGCGATACCTTCTACACCCTCGACCTGACGCGTCCCCCCGCCTGA
- a CDS encoding HEAT repeat domain-containing protein yields the protein MPAIGLAARLTLTTALLLPVHLHAQQRSSSTNLDALQRLLVAEDARGTGEAGLAPLLEGIRSSDSLLRRVAVRGIGRLQRPDLARLLLPALNDPLPSVRAEAANAMVQGLKRVRRGAPVVDTLQLSTRIAFDAIVAALAREATPAAIDALAEALGRLPFADTVEVRAAESAMRTRSGAILSIGIVHGMYSLALAQSRRAPGGLSPDGVQLLRRASVSAAPPEVRRLAVLALGLIGGLDSSTTRVALKEGDEQVRRLALAGAASLALGERTAAVTHALADPSPIVRVAAVGAWRALQATPACNPLIALATRDVHPWVRLIAIDSLGAPCTDSAAVRAALAGIVDRPGAPADAHGWQAPARALEALAHIDAAAARARLARYLASRRWQERVTAGHAAATIGDDAALYPLAHDGDQNVREAAVAGLAALKKHAADTVYLAALSSPGFQVVLAAATALSGTTAERALPTLLDAFDRVSAERSENARDPRVAMLRRIGELGSASTVERMTPYLADFDSTIATMTATLLTRWSGKPATARPAPLPIHPEPLAQLFMTKGVQLRVTLNAASGGGSFIIALFPDEAPATAARLIRLAREGFYAGGILQRVEPNFVVQGGGPGATEYIGDSTFMRDELTGRTQARGTIGISARGRDTGDAQLYVNVVDNPLLDHEYTVAGVIVSGRAVSERIMDGDVIAKVEVLGFTPR from the coding sequence GTGCCAGCAATAGGACTTGCCGCTCGCCTGACCCTGACCACGGCGCTGCTGCTGCCGGTGCATTTGCACGCGCAGCAGCGCTCGTCGTCGACGAATCTCGACGCGCTCCAGCGGCTGCTGGTGGCCGAGGATGCGCGGGGCACAGGCGAGGCCGGGCTTGCTCCATTGCTGGAAGGAATCCGGAGCAGCGACTCGCTCCTCAGGCGCGTCGCCGTGCGCGGCATCGGGCGGCTGCAAAGGCCCGACCTGGCGCGGCTCCTGCTCCCCGCGCTGAATGATCCCTTGCCGAGCGTCAGGGCCGAGGCCGCGAATGCGATGGTGCAGGGGCTGAAGCGGGTCCGGCGGGGGGCTCCTGTTGTCGACACGCTGCAGCTGAGCACTCGAATAGCGTTCGACGCGATCGTCGCGGCGCTCGCCCGCGAGGCGACGCCGGCGGCAATCGATGCGCTGGCCGAGGCGCTCGGGCGGTTGCCGTTTGCCGACACGGTGGAGGTGCGCGCCGCAGAGAGTGCCATGCGGACCCGGTCGGGTGCGATCCTGTCGATCGGGATCGTGCATGGGATGTACTCGCTCGCCCTCGCGCAATCGCGGCGCGCGCCAGGGGGGCTCTCACCGGACGGCGTGCAGCTGTTGCGGCGCGCCAGCGTCTCGGCGGCACCGCCCGAGGTACGCCGCCTTGCTGTGCTGGCACTGGGGCTGATCGGCGGCCTCGACAGCAGCACGACGCGAGTCGCCCTGAAGGAAGGAGACGAGCAGGTGCGTCGACTCGCGCTCGCCGGAGCCGCTTCGCTGGCGCTGGGCGAGCGTACAGCGGCTGTGACGCATGCCCTCGCCGACCCGAGTCCGATTGTGCGTGTGGCGGCCGTCGGCGCATGGCGGGCACTTCAGGCGACCCCTGCCTGCAATCCCCTGATTGCCCTGGCTACGCGCGATGTCCACCCGTGGGTCCGGCTGATCGCCATCGACTCGCTCGGCGCGCCCTGCACAGACAGCGCTGCCGTCCGTGCGGCGCTCGCGGGGATCGTGGATCGCCCCGGTGCACCGGCCGATGCGCACGGCTGGCAAGCACCGGCGCGTGCGCTCGAAGCACTCGCACACATCGACGCCGCTGCCGCCCGGGCGCGGCTCGCACGCTACCTCGCCTCCCGGCGCTGGCAGGAGCGCGTCACGGCCGGGCATGCCGCGGCGACGATCGGCGATGATGCCGCGCTGTACCCGCTCGCGCACGATGGCGACCAGAATGTGCGAGAAGCCGCGGTGGCCGGACTCGCGGCGCTGAAGAAGCACGCTGCCGACACGGTCTATCTGGCGGCGCTTTCGTCGCCCGGATTCCAGGTGGTGCTCGCTGCGGCAACCGCGCTGTCCGGGACCACGGCTGAGCGTGCGCTGCCGACGCTGCTGGATGCCTTTGATCGCGTGAGTGCGGAGCGCAGCGAGAACGCGCGAGATCCGCGGGTCGCCATGCTCCGCCGGATCGGTGAACTCGGCAGCGCCAGTACCGTCGAACGGATGACGCCGTATCTGGCCGATTTCGATAGCACGATCGCCACGATGACCGCGACCTTGCTGACGCGGTGGTCGGGCAAGCCGGCGACGGCACGGCCGGCGCCGCTACCAATTCACCCGGAACCCCTCGCTCAGCTGTTCATGACGAAGGGCGTTCAGTTGCGGGTGACCCTGAATGCGGCCAGCGGAGGTGGCAGCTTCATCATCGCACTCTTTCCCGATGAGGCGCCCGCGACCGCCGCCAGGCTCATCCGGCTCGCCCGTGAGGGATTCTACGCCGGGGGCATCCTGCAGCGAGTCGAACCGAACTTCGTGGTGCAGGGCGGCGGCCCAGGAGCCACCGAGTACATCGGCGACAGCACCTTCATGCGCGATGAGCTGACAGGGCGGACGCAGGCGCGCGGCACCATCGGCATTTCGGCGCGAGGCCGCGACACTGGCGATGCCCAGCTCTATGTCAATGTGGTAGACAACCCGCTGCTCGATCACGAGTACACTGTGGCTGGCGTGATTGTCAGTGGCCGTGCAGTGTCGGAGCGAATCATGGATGGCGATGTGATCGCGAAGGTCGAGGTGCTCGGCTTCACGCCCCGCTGA
- a CDS encoding Crp/Fnr family transcriptional regulator, with amino-acid sequence MVDVSLLRSHPLLAAATPAGLDVLAPATISREWKSRQVLFRRGDRGVGLILILRGRVRVLRERGGRRQMIHSEGGGGALGEIPMLDDGPMVATGIAAEPTLGLVVPRDAMRSALSLDPAMAWGLLERVAARVRHLADRLEEATFNGVSVRLAAALLARHRVAAGGLISFGMSQQHLAEELGTVREVIVRELGSMVRRDVLVARGEGRYQVADLDLLQAMAAGK; translated from the coding sequence GTGGTTGACGTTTCGCTCCTTCGCTCCCACCCGCTTCTCGCCGCCGCAACACCGGCGGGCCTCGACGTCCTTGCGCCCGCAACCATCTCGCGCGAATGGAAGTCGCGCCAGGTGCTCTTTCGACGCGGCGATCGGGGCGTTGGACTGATCCTGATCCTGCGCGGTCGCGTGCGCGTCCTCCGCGAGCGTGGAGGACGGCGACAGATGATCCACTCCGAAGGAGGTGGCGGCGCGCTCGGCGAGATCCCGATGCTCGACGATGGTCCGATGGTGGCCACCGGGATTGCCGCCGAACCGACCCTCGGCCTCGTCGTCCCTCGCGATGCGATGCGCAGTGCCCTGAGTCTTGATCCCGCGATGGCGTGGGGACTGCTCGAGCGGGTCGCAGCCCGGGTGCGGCACCTCGCCGACCGCCTCGAGGAGGCGACGTTCAACGGTGTGAGCGTGCGCCTCGCCGCGGCGCTGCTGGCGCGGCATCGGGTGGCGGCAGGCGGGCTCATCTCATTCGGGATGTCGCAGCAGCACCTGGCGGAAGAGCTTGGCACCGTGCGCGAGGTCATTGTACGTGAGCTGGGTTCGATGGTCCGGCGGGATGTCCTCGTCGCACGTGGGGAAGGGCGATATCAGGTCGCGGACCTCGACCTGCTCCAGGCGATGGCTGCCGGGAAGTAG